The Gemmatimonadota bacterium genome contains a region encoding:
- a CDS encoding dihydroorotate dehydrogenase electron transfer subunit translates to MPEIPNFISESAIVEKNEPIAQGIYLMRLHAPRLATASRPAQFLQILTDPGSSPYLRRPFSVLRANRKAGWLDLIYDVIGPGTERLSTAQCGDQFDASGPLGNPFVPPETKRILLVAGGVGLVPLAFLAWEHLDRRPDMIYLMGAANTARLPDMSALLPADLPLHIATDDGSIGHRGFVTELIAEHTLPNHTTILTCGPHPMMARVAHIAAELDTPCYASLENHMACGFGACVGCVVEYKTYPTEDRRYRCVCLEGPVVNAHEIVW, encoded by the coding sequence ATGCCCGAAATCCCAAACTTCATCTCCGAATCTGCCATCGTAGAAAAAAATGAACCCATAGCCCAGGGCATCTACCTCATGCGCCTGCACGCGCCCCGGCTCGCAACCGCCTCTCGCCCGGCGCAATTCCTGCAAATCCTGACCGATCCTGGCTCCTCTCCATATCTTCGCCGCCCCTTCAGCGTATTGCGCGCAAATCGCAAAGCCGGCTGGCTCGACCTCATCTACGACGTCATCGGACCCGGCACCGAACGCTTATCCACTGCCCAATGCGGCGATCAATTTGACGCCAGCGGACCACTGGGCAACCCTTTTGTCCCCCCGGAAACCAAACGCATCCTCCTCGTCGCCGGTGGCGTCGGCCTCGTCCCCCTCGCATTTTTGGCCTGGGAACACCTCGACCGCCGTCCCGACATGATCTACCTCATGGGCGCGGCAAATACCGCGCGCCTGCCCGACATGTCCGCACTCCTACCCGCCGACCTACCCCTTCACATCGCCACCGATGACGGCAGCATAGGACACCGCGGATTTGTCACAGAACTCATCGCCGAACACACCCTCCCAAACCACACCACCATCCTCACCTGCGGTCCCCATCCCATGATGGCGCGCGTCGCTCACATCGCCGCCGAATTAGATACCCCCTGCTATGCCTCCCTCGAAAACCACATGGCCTGCGGTTTTGGCGCCTGTGTCGGCTGCGTAGTCGAATACAAAACATATCCCACCGAAGACCGCCGCTATCGCTGCGTCTGCCTCGAAGGACCCGTCGTCAACGCCCACGAAATTGTCTGGTAA
- a CDS encoding TonB family protein — MSRLIYITSLCFLCLASCKSVYYNTFYNAKQQYSIAEQKRVESQTPGSRITSATYNALYQRAILKASIVLKYFPDSKWFDDSLLLIGKASYWREDYTEALTKFQELQKLFPESELIPETRYWQGRALWAMNRTNEARTTFSLFDKKINPELYGLSNLALAEMEASQGNKEEAIISYKALLETLDKKHKLRARAWQGVGNNLLELNRYDEALEAYENVLKSKPDTRTNFETRVKIGETLERQQKYDGALDAYQKILKIKRLRIYEAEIRLKQAHIYQLKDQTETAEEIYSDIGKKYPRSEYSAAAFYRLGLIEQKSRKNLEKSKELFEKAVREDRSSDEGKLALQRQKDLVALERYQTQIEKVEDPQKALGPLFDLAELYLFNLGEPDSALSIYQRVLTLTDTTDLSPRVRYAIGLIYADSLKNETAAREHFQLLLDQHPNTPYAVEARTRLNQKHADDALAETRFLQAENLIAEGTPTRDILPIYQQIADEYPNSLFAPKALFALAWTYENNLDQREQAKTVYEQVQERYPLTQYGKIATDKLKGKFLDPPPEPADTTQTQPSDTQPDTTRTDPADAPPDTTATPPDISKLRTQKTPPPKPAFKPNVIIGGGIMEAVDADEEPQVIEEIEPEYPEEARAEGKPAMVFLRLLILKNGSVGEVHVISGPELFHSAAVEAAKQYTFEPGIHEDAPRDMWTDIAIHFEPPE; from the coding sequence ATGTCTCGTCTCATCTACATCACATCCCTCTGCTTCCTCTGTCTGGCATCCTGCAAAAGCGTGTATTACAACACCTTTTACAACGCCAAACAACAGTACAGTATAGCCGAGCAAAAACGCGTCGAATCCCAAACCCCTGGCAGCCGAATAACATCTGCGACTTATAACGCGCTCTACCAGCGGGCCATACTCAAAGCGTCCATCGTGCTCAAATACTTTCCCGATAGCAAATGGTTCGACGACAGCTTGTTGCTCATCGGCAAAGCGTCTTATTGGCGCGAAGATTACACCGAAGCACTCACCAAATTCCAAGAACTGCAAAAACTCTTCCCAGAAAGCGAACTAATCCCCGAAACGCGCTACTGGCAGGGCCGCGCGCTCTGGGCAATGAATCGCACCAATGAAGCGCGGACTACATTTTCTCTTTTCGACAAAAAAATCAATCCCGAATTGTACGGCCTATCAAATCTGGCACTCGCGGAAATGGAAGCCTCACAGGGCAACAAAGAAGAAGCGATCATATCCTATAAAGCACTGCTCGAAACACTCGACAAAAAGCACAAATTACGCGCGCGCGCCTGGCAAGGCGTGGGCAATAACCTCCTCGAATTGAACCGATACGACGAAGCACTTGAAGCCTACGAAAACGTGCTAAAATCAAAACCCGATACCAGGACAAATTTTGAAACCCGCGTCAAAATTGGCGAAACCCTCGAGCGCCAGCAGAAATATGACGGGGCGCTGGACGCGTATCAAAAAATATTAAAAATCAAACGGCTTCGCATTTACGAAGCCGAAATCCGCCTCAAACAGGCGCATATATACCAGCTAAAAGATCAGACTGAAACTGCGGAAGAAATTTACAGCGACATCGGAAAAAAATATCCCCGTAGCGAATACAGCGCAGCAGCTTTTTATCGTCTGGGCCTCATCGAACAAAAATCGCGTAAAAACCTGGAAAAATCCAAAGAACTATTCGAAAAAGCCGTCCGCGAAGACCGAAGTTCAGATGAGGGTAAACTGGCTTTACAACGGCAAAAAGACCTCGTAGCACTCGAACGCTATCAGACACAGATCGAGAAAGTCGAAGACCCACAAAAAGCATTGGGACCGCTTTTCGATCTCGCTGAACTATACCTCTTTAATCTCGGCGAACCCGATTCGGCCCTGAGCATTTACCAGCGCGTATTGACCCTGACCGACACGACTGATCTGTCACCCAGGGTGCGTTATGCCATTGGGCTTATTTACGCCGACAGCCTGAAAAATGAAACCGCAGCGCGAGAACACTTCCAACTGCTCCTCGACCAACACCCCAACACACCTTATGCCGTTGAAGCTCGGACGCGCCTCAATCAAAAACACGCCGATGATGCCCTGGCAGAAACGCGATTTCTGCAAGCAGAAAACCTCATCGCAGAAGGCACACCCACACGGGATATCTTACCCATCTACCAACAAATAGCCGACGAATATCCCAATAGCCTCTTTGCCCCAAAGGCTCTTTTTGCCCTTGCCTGGACCTACGAAAATAACCTGGACCAGCGCGAACAGGCAAAAACCGTTTACGAACAAGTGCAGGAGCGATACCCCCTCACACAATACGGCAAAATAGCAACCGACAAACTCAAGGGCAAATTTCTCGACCCCCCGCCCGAGCCAGCAGACACCACCCAAACGCAACCGTCGGATACCCAACCCGACACAACGCGAACTGATCCAGCAGACGCACCACCGGATACAACGGCTACCCCGCCTGATATCTCAAAGCTCAGAACGCAAAAAACACCCCCTCCAAAACCCGCCTTCAAACCCAATGTCATTATCGGAGGCGGTATCATGGAAGCCGTAGATGCCGATGAAGAACCTCAGGTCATAGAAGAAATCGAACCCGAATACCCCGAAGAAGCCAGAGCCGAAGGCAAACCCGCCATGGTCTTCTTGCGCTTGCTCATCTTAAAAAACGGCAGCGTGGGCGAAGTCCACGTAATCTCTGGACCCGAACTCTTTCACAGTGCCGCAGTAGAAGCAGCAAAACAATACACCTTTGAACCCGGCATACACGAAGACGCGCCGCGCGACATGTGGACAGACATAGCCATCCACTTTGAACCCCCAGAGTAA
- a CDS encoding NAD(P)H-hydrate dehydratase, with amino-acid sequence MTQKISHRAHDLAPSPMIELITGSQMASIDHRAIDSGMPGIKLMEAAGQGVTRAVENLLGELQNRHIVILCGKGNNGGDGFVIARQAAQSGAKVQVFTATSAREITGDAKTNLDRLPPDIVQPVDRIATVQNALTNADIAVDALLGTGIQGPPRGIYAELIDALTRAQCPIVAVDIPSGLNADTGKIEGPCATATCTVTFALPRIGHFFYPGRAQCGKLHLIDIGIPRSAIESERISTYLIDNRRCARLLPQREPDAHKGDCGRVYILAGSVGLTGAAALSANAALKGGAGLVTLGVPKSLNDILETKVTEAMTHPLPEVKKVRCLSLRARGEIKRACRTADSIAIGPGLGTHRETVELIRRLVRDCVCPAVIDADALNALAGDLDAIRACETPLVLTPHIGEFARLTGYSIAEIQRDPIARALKFATDVGATTVLKGAPTIVATPEGETHINPTGNPGMATGGTGDVLTGLLAALIGQGLTPSEAACTAVYLHGLAADIAAKKTGHISLIASDIIENFAAAIHQIRNSTDYFDLNLTT; translated from the coding sequence ATGACCCAGAAAATCTCACACCGCGCGCACGACCTCGCACCCTCCCCTATGATTGAGCTTATCACCGGCTCCCAGATGGCATCTATTGACCATCGGGCAATTGACAGTGGTATGCCGGGCATAAAACTCATGGAAGCCGCCGGGCAAGGTGTAACCCGGGCAGTAGAAAACCTGTTGGGCGAACTCCAAAACCGGCACATCGTCATCCTCTGTGGCAAAGGCAACAACGGCGGCGACGGCTTTGTCATCGCCAGGCAAGCGGCCCAAAGCGGTGCAAAAGTCCAGGTATTCACAGCCACATCCGCCCGGGAAATAACAGGCGATGCAAAAACCAACCTCGACCGACTGCCCCCGGACATCGTGCAGCCGGTTGATCGCATTGCAACAGTACAAAACGCACTAACCAATGCCGACATCGCCGTTGACGCCCTCCTGGGCACAGGCATTCAAGGACCTCCCCGCGGCATATACGCCGAACTCATAGACGCACTCACCCGCGCCCAATGCCCCATAGTCGCCGTAGATATACCCTCTGGACTCAACGCCGACACAGGCAAAATCGAAGGACCCTGTGCAACCGCAACATGCACAGTCACATTTGCACTGCCCCGCATTGGACACTTCTTCTACCCCGGACGCGCCCAATGCGGCAAACTGCATCTCATCGACATCGGGATACCACGGTCGGCAATTGAGTCCGAACGCATCAGCACCTACCTGATAGACAACCGCCGCTGCGCTCGCCTGCTCCCCCAACGGGAACCCGACGCCCACAAAGGAGACTGCGGCAGAGTATATATCCTCGCCGGATCTGTGGGACTCACAGGCGCGGCGGCACTCTCGGCAAACGCGGCACTCAAAGGAGGCGCGGGCCTCGTCACACTCGGCGTACCCAAAAGCCTCAACGACATACTCGAAACCAAAGTCACCGAAGCAATGACCCACCCGCTACCCGAAGTAAAAAAAGTCAGATGCTTATCCCTGCGCGCCCGGGGCGAAATAAAACGCGCATGTCGCACAGCCGACAGCATCGCCATTGGCCCAGGCTTAGGCACCCATCGAGAAACCGTCGAACTCATCCGCCGCCTCGTGCGCGACTGCGTTTGTCCCGCAGTCATTGACGCCGACGCACTCAACGCCCTCGCTGGCGACCTCGATGCGATTCGCGCCTGCGAAACACCCCTGGTACTCACCCCGCACATCGGGGAATTTGCGCGCCTGACCGGATACAGCATCGCCGAAATACAGCGCGATCCCATAGCCCGCGCCCTGAAATTCGCCACCGATGTCGGAGCCACCACAGTCCTGAAAGGCGCGCCAACCATCGTCGCAACGCCAGAAGGCGAAACGCACATCAACCCAACCGGCAACCCGGGAATGGCCACCGGCGGCACAGGAGACGTACTAACGGGCCTATTGGCCGCACTCATCGGTCAGGGACTCACCCCCTCAGAAGCCGCATGCACAGCCGTCTATCTCCACGGCCTCGCCGCTGATATCGCAGCGAAAAAAACAGGACACATAAGCCTCATCGCCAGTGACATCATCGAAAATTTTGCCGCAGCCATTCACCAGATACGCAACAGCACCGACTACTTTGACCTGAACCTCACCACCTGA
- a CDS encoding glutamate--tRNA ligase, with product MSDTVLRFAPSPTGGFHVGNARTAIFNHLYAKHYQAKLLLRVEDTDRERFTESSLQTILDGLNWLGVDFDAEPVFQSDNVEAHKQAAERLVETGHAYYGYETAEELDAMRRQAQVEKRRVRYDRDLTPEQQAAFEAEGRPRVVRFKVPAGETVWHDRIRGVQRWDNAEVEDFVLLRPDGSPVYNLAVVVDDHDMGVNMVLRSADHLSNTPKQIMLFEALSWMVPEYGHSTLILGPDGSKLSKRHGATTISEYQERGFLSDAMFNYLALLGWAPGDEREVFAGDELTEAFSVEGLLKRDAIFDEKKLVWLNGEHMRLRPVDEVLDDAIPIWVVEGWLSEAEASERRDELLKIAELLQPRLHTLQDLQHTGYFFVDPVSYDAKTAKKNWKTDTPERVGLMIERLEDLGSFGEGDIEGVTRTLSGELGISASRLIHPTRLALCGVGFGPGLFELMAVLGRETCIRRLKKALEVLGS from the coding sequence ATGTCGGATACGGTTTTGCGTTTTGCGCCGTCTCCCACTGGTGGGTTTCACGTGGGCAATGCGCGAACGGCGATTTTTAATCATCTTTACGCGAAGCACTACCAGGCAAAGTTGTTGTTGCGCGTGGAAGATACGGATCGAGAGCGTTTTACAGAGTCGTCGCTTCAGACGATTCTGGATGGTTTGAACTGGCTCGGTGTTGATTTTGACGCCGAGCCAGTGTTTCAGTCGGATAATGTCGAGGCGCATAAGCAAGCCGCCGAGCGTCTGGTGGAGACGGGGCATGCGTATTACGGCTATGAGACTGCGGAGGAGCTTGACGCGATGCGCCGGCAGGCGCAGGTCGAGAAGCGGCGCGTGCGCTACGATCGGGATTTGACGCCGGAACAGCAGGCTGCTTTTGAGGCAGAAGGGCGGCCACGGGTTGTGCGGTTTAAGGTGCCAGCGGGTGAGACGGTCTGGCACGATCGCATTCGGGGGGTGCAGCGGTGGGATAATGCCGAGGTTGAGGATTTTGTTTTGTTGCGGCCCGATGGGTCCCCTGTTTACAATCTTGCGGTGGTGGTGGATGATCACGATATGGGTGTGAATATGGTGTTGCGGTCTGCGGATCATTTGTCGAATACGCCCAAGCAAATTATGCTGTTTGAGGCGCTTTCGTGGATGGTGCCGGAGTATGGGCATTCGACGCTGATTTTGGGTCCCGATGGCAGTAAGTTGTCCAAGCGCCACGGTGCGACGACGATTTCGGAGTATCAGGAGCGGGGTTTTTTGTCGGATGCGATGTTCAATTATCTCGCGCTGTTGGGTTGGGCACCGGGGGATGAGCGCGAGGTGTTTGCGGGAGATGAGTTGACCGAGGCGTTTTCTGTTGAGGGATTACTCAAGAGAGACGCGATTTTTGATGAGAAGAAACTGGTCTGGCTCAATGGCGAGCATATGCGTCTTCGTCCGGTGGATGAGGTTCTGGATGATGCGATACCGATTTGGGTTGTGGAGGGGTGGCTTTCTGAGGCAGAGGCTTCTGAGCGGCGGGATGAGTTGTTGAAGATTGCCGAGTTGTTGCAGCCGCGGTTGCATACACTTCAGGATTTGCAGCATACGGGTTATTTTTTTGTGGATCCGGTGTCGTATGATGCAAAGACGGCAAAGAAGAACTGGAAGACGGATACGCCCGAGCGCGTTGGGTTGATGATTGAGCGTTTGGAGGATTTGGGTTCGTTTGGTGAGGGCGATATCGAGGGTGTGACGCGCACACTATCTGGTGAATTGGGAATTTCGGCTTCGAGGCTGATTCATCCGACGCGGCTCGCGCTTTGCGGCGTTGGGTTTGGGCCGGGGTTGTTTGAGTTGATGGCTGTGCTTGGAAGAGAAACCTGTATTCGCAGGCTGAAGAAGGCGCTGGAGGTTTTGGGGTCGTGA